One window of Fusobacterium polymorphum genomic DNA carries:
- a CDS encoding electron transfer flavoprotein subunit alpha/FixB family protein — MNLNDYKGILVYAEQRDGVLQNVGLELLGKATELAYEINKQIALKNTGDELADYATKQAAAIKSIDAVVATLEEDDEEIKEKVAHVKATNPDAAKVTALLIGHNVQALAQDLIKAGADKVLVVDKPELEVYDTEAYTQVLDAAITAEKPEIVLFGATTLGRDLAPRVSSRIATGLTADCTKLELLKDKERQLGMTRPAFGGNLMATIVSPDHRPQMATVRPGVMKKLPKSDDRTGEVVEFPVTLDTSKMKVKLLKVVKEGGNKVDISEAKILVSGGRGVGAKQNFELLEDLATEIGGIVSSSRAQVDAGNMPHDRQVGQTGKTVRPEVYFACGISGAIQHVAGMEESEFIIAINKDRFAPIFSVADLGIVGDLHKILPILTEEIKKYKATK; from the coding sequence ATGAATTTAAATGATTATAAAGGAATCCTAGTGTACGCTGAACAAAGAGATGGAGTGTTACAAAATGTAGGATTAGAATTATTAGGAAAAGCAACAGAATTAGCATATGAAATAAATAAACAAATTGCATTAAAGAATACTGGTGATGAATTAGCTGATTATGCTACAAAACAAGCAGCAGCTATAAAAAGTATAGATGCAGTTGTAGCAACTCTTGAAGAGGATGATGAAGAAATAAAAGAAAAAGTTGCTCATGTAAAAGCTACTAATCCAGATGCAGCTAAAGTAACTGCTTTATTAATAGGACACAATGTTCAAGCACTTGCTCAAGATTTAATAAAAGCTGGAGCAGATAAAGTTTTAGTAGTAGATAAACCTGAATTAGAAGTATATGATACAGAAGCTTATACTCAAGTTTTAGATGCAGCAATTACTGCTGAAAAACCTGAAATAGTTTTATTTGGAGCAACTACATTAGGAAGAGATTTAGCACCAAGAGTATCTTCAAGAATAGCAACAGGATTAACAGCTGACTGTACAAAACTTGAATTATTAAAAGATAAAGAAAGACAATTAGGTATGACAAGACCAGCATTTGGAGGAAACTTAATGGCAACAATAGTTTCTCCAGATCACAGACCACAAATGGCAACTGTTAGACCAGGAGTTATGAAAAAATTACCTAAATCTGATGATAGAACTGGTGAAGTAGTTGAATTTCCAGTAACTTTAGATACTTCAAAAATGAAAGTTAAACTTTTAAAAGTTGTTAAAGAAGGTGGAAATAAAGTAGATATTTCTGAAGCTAAAATATTAGTTTCTGGAGGAAGAGGAGTAGGAGCAAAACAAAACTTTGAATTACTAGAAGATTTAGCAACAGAAATTGGAGGAATAGTTTCTTCTTCAAGAGCACAAGTTGATGCTGGAAATATGCCTCATGATAGACAAGTTGGACAAACTGGTAAAACAGTTAGACCAGAAGTTTATTTTGCATGTGGAATTTCAGGAGCTATTCAACACGTTGCAGGTATGGAAGAATCTGAATTTATAATTGCTATCAACAAAGATAGATTTGCACCTATTTTCTCAGTAGCTGATTTAGGAATAGTTGGAGATTTACATAAAATATTACCTATATTGACTGAAGAAATCAAAAAATATAAAGCAACAAAATAA
- a CDS encoding urocanate hydratase produces the protein MLNNKTIYDAMTIKLTAEDIPMEIPKLDPSIRRAPKRIVKLSDHDIELALRNALRYIPEEFHEMLAPEFLQELEERGRIYGYRFRPEGNLYGKPIDEYKGKCTEAKAMQVMIDNNLDFDIALYPYELVTYGETGQVCQNWMQYRLIKKYLENMTQDQTLVVASGHPTGLFRSNPYAPRAIITNGLMIGLFDNYEDWARGAAIGVANYGQMTAGGWMYIGPQGIVHGTYSTILNAGRLFCGVPADGDLKGKLFITSGLGGMSGAQGKACEIAKGVAIVAEVDLSRINTRLEQGWVNVIAKTPEEAFKIAEEKMASKTPYAIAYHGNIVEILEYAIEHNKHIDLLSDQTSCHAVYDGGYCPVGTSFEERTKLLGTDRAKFRELVNEGLKRHYKAIKTLHDRGVYFFDYGNSFLKSIYDVGITEISKNGKDDKEGFIFPSYVEDILGPELFDYGYGPFRWVCLSRKKEDLLKTDKAALELVDPNRRYQDRDNYVWIQDADKNGLVVGTQARIFYQDAMSRTRIALKFNEMVRNGEIGPVMLGRDHHDVSGTDSPFRETSNIKDGSNIMADMATQCFAGNAARGMTMIALHNGGGVGIGKSINGGFGMVLDGSKRVDDILWQAMPWDVMGGVARRAWARNPHSIETVVEYNLDNKGTDHITLPYIVSDELVKKVLKK, from the coding sequence ATGTTAAATAATAAAACTATTTATGATGCAATGACAATAAAACTAACAGCAGAAGATATTCCAATGGAGATACCAAAATTAGACCCTTCAATAAGAAGAGCTCCAAAAAGAATAGTTAAACTTTCAGACCATGACATAGAACTTGCATTAAGAAATGCTTTAAGATATATTCCAGAAGAATTTCATGAAATGTTAGCACCAGAATTCTTACAAGAATTGGAAGAAAGAGGAAGAATCTATGGATATAGATTTAGACCAGAAGGAAATCTTTATGGAAAACCAATAGATGAATATAAAGGAAAATGTACAGAAGCTAAGGCTATGCAAGTTATGATAGATAATAACCTTGATTTTGATATAGCTCTATATCCTTACGAACTTGTTACTTATGGAGAAACAGGACAAGTTTGTCAAAACTGGATGCAATATAGACTTATTAAAAAATATCTTGAAAATATGACACAAGATCAAACTCTTGTTGTAGCTTCAGGGCATCCAACAGGATTATTCAGATCTAATCCTTATGCTCCAAGAGCAATTATAACTAATGGACTTATGATAGGATTATTTGATAACTATGAAGATTGGGCAAGAGGAGCAGCAATAGGTGTTGCTAACTATGGACAAATGACAGCTGGAGGTTGGATGTACATAGGTCCACAAGGAATAGTTCATGGAACTTACTCAACAATATTAAATGCAGGAAGATTATTCTGTGGAGTACCTGCAGATGGAGATTTAAAAGGAAAATTATTCATTACTTCAGGACTTGGAGGAATGAGTGGAGCTCAAGGTAAAGCTTGTGAAATAGCAAAAGGTGTTGCTATAGTTGCAGAAGTTGACTTATCAAGAATTAACACAAGACTTGAACAAGGATGGGTAAATGTTATAGCAAAAACTCCTGAAGAAGCATTTAAAATAGCTGAAGAAAAAATGGCTTCTAAAACTCCTTATGCAATAGCATATCATGGAAACATAGTTGAAATATTAGAATATGCTATAGAACACAATAAACATATAGATTTATTATCTGATCAAACATCTTGTCATGCTGTATATGATGGAGGATATTGTCCAGTAGGAACTTCATTTGAAGAAAGAACTAAATTATTAGGAACAGATAGAGCTAAATTTAGAGAATTAGTAAATGAAGGATTAAAGAGACACTATAAAGCAATAAAAACTTTACATGACAGAGGAGTTTACTTCTTTGACTATGGAAACAGTTTCTTAAAATCTATATATGATGTAGGAATAACTGAAATTTCTAAAAATGGTAAAGATGATAAGGAAGGATTTATATTCCCTTCTTATGTTGAGGACATATTAGGACCAGAATTATTTGACTATGGATATGGACCATTCAGATGGGTATGTCTATCAAGAAAGAAAGAAGACTTATTAAAAACAGATAAAGCTGCCCTAGAACTTGTTGATCCTAACAGAAGATATCAAGATAGAGATAACTATGTATGGATACAAGATGCTGATAAGAATGGACTTGTTGTTGGAACACAAGCAAGAATATTCTATCAAGATGCTATGAGTAGAACTAGAATAGCTCTTAAATTTAATGAAATGGTAAGAAATGGAGAAATTGGACCAGTTATGTTAGGTAGAGATCACCATGATGTATCTGGAACAGATTCACCTTTCAGAGAAACTTCTAACATTAAAGATGGAAGTAATATAATGGCAGATATGGCAACTCAATGTTTTGCTGGAAATGCTGCAAGAGGAATGACTATGATAGCTCTTCATAATGGTGGAGGAGTTGGAATAGGAAAATCTATCAATGGTGGATTTGGAATGGTACTTGATGGAAGCAAAAGAGTAGATGATATTTTATGGCAAGCTATGCCTTGGGATGTAATGGGTGGAGTTGCAAGAAGAGCTTGGGCTAGAAACCCTCATTCTATTGAAACTGTTGTTGAATATAATCTTGATAATAAAGGAACTGACCATATCACATTACCTTACATAGTAAGTGATGAATTAGTTAAAAAAGTTTTAAAGAAATAA
- a CDS encoding electron transfer flavoprotein subunit beta/FixA family protein, whose protein sequence is MRIVVCIKQVPDTTEVKIDPVKGTIIRDGVPSIMNPDDKGGLEEALKLKDLYGAEVIVITMGPPQAEAILREAYAMGADRAILITDRKFGGADTLATSNTIAAAIRKIEDIDLIVAGRQAIDGDTAQVGPQIAEHLGLPQVSYVKEMEYKEDSKSFVIKRATEDGYFLLELPTPGLVTVLAEANQPRYMNVGAIVDVFERPIETWTFDDIEIDPAKIGLAGSPTKVNKSFTKGVKEPGVLHEVDAKEAANIILEKLKEKFII, encoded by the coding sequence ATGAGAATAGTAGTTTGTATAAAACAAGTTCCAGATACAACTGAAGTTAAAATAGATCCAGTAAAAGGAACAATTATCAGAGATGGGGTTCCTAGTATAATGAACCCAGATGATAAAGGTGGATTAGAAGAAGCTCTAAAATTAAAAGATTTATATGGAGCAGAAGTTATTGTTATAACAATGGGACCTCCTCAAGCAGAAGCTATACTAAGAGAAGCTTATGCAATGGGAGCTGATAGAGCTATCCTTATAACAGATAGAAAGTTTGGAGGAGCTGATACATTAGCTACTTCTAATACTATTGCTGCTGCAATTAGAAAAATAGAAGATATTGACTTAATAGTTGCAGGAAGACAAGCAATTGATGGGGATACTGCACAAGTTGGACCTCAAATTGCAGAACATTTAGGATTACCTCAAGTATCTTATGTAAAAGAAATGGAATATAAAGAAGATTCAAAATCATTTGTTATTAAAAGAGCAACAGAAGATGGATATTTCTTATTAGAACTTCCTACACCAGGATTAGTAACTGTACTTGCAGAAGCTAACCAACCTAGATATATGAATGTTGGAGCTATTGTTGATGTATTTGAAAGACCAATTGAAACTTGGACATTTGATGATATTGAAATAGACCCTGCAAAAATAGGTTTAGCTGGATCACCAACAAAGGTTAATAAATCATTTACAAAAGGTGTTAAAGAACCAGGTGTATTACATGAAGTTGATGCAAAAGAAGCAGCTAATATTATATTAGAAAAATTAAAAGAAAAATTTATAATCTAA
- a CDS encoding YitT family protein, whose protein sequence is MSNKYFQILKEYSIVALACIVMAFNINYFFLANKLAEGGIAGISLIIHYLTHMDIGYLYFILNIPLIILAYIFIGKDFLIKTLFATLVLTIFLKFFGDFRGPIDDILMAAIFGGGINGIAIGIVFYAGGSTGGTDIIAKIINKYYGIAIGKILLTIDFIILSMVAFIFGKIIFMYTLISLLVSAKMIDIIQEGIYSAKGVTIITNKEEELRKRIMEDTGRGITLINAKGAYTQKEIGMLYCVVGKYQLMKVKSIVKEIDPEAFMIVNQVHEVVGKGFLGQ, encoded by the coding sequence ATGTCAAACAAATATTTTCAAATTTTAAAAGAATACTCAATTGTTGCTCTAGCTTGTATAGTAATGGCTTTCAATATTAATTATTTCTTTTTAGCTAACAAATTAGCAGAAGGTGGTATTGCAGGTATATCACTTATTATTCACTACTTAACACATATGGACATAGGTTACCTTTATTTTATCTTAAATATTCCCTTAATCATATTAGCCTATATCTTTATAGGAAAAGATTTTCTTATAAAAACTTTATTTGCTACACTTGTACTAACAATATTTCTAAAATTTTTTGGAGATTTTAGAGGACCTATTGATGATATTCTTATGGCAGCAATTTTTGGTGGTGGAATAAATGGGATTGCTATTGGAATAGTATTCTATGCAGGTGGTTCTACTGGTGGAACAGATATTATTGCAAAAATAATTAATAAATATTATGGTATTGCCATTGGAAAAATTCTTTTAACTATTGATTTTATTATATTATCTATGGTTGCCTTCATATTTGGAAAAATAATATTTATGTATACTCTTATTTCGCTTTTAGTTTCTGCAAAAATGATTGATATTATTCAAGAAGGTATTTACAGTGCTAAAGGAGTTACTATAATAACTAATAAAGAAGAAGAATTAAGAAAAAGAATTATGGAAGATACTGGTCGTGGTATTACTTTAATTAATGCTAAAGGTGCATATACCCAAAAAGAAATTGGAATGCTTTATTGTGTTGTTGGAAAATATCAACTTATGAAAGTAAAAAGTATAGTAAAAGAAATTGATCCTGAAGCATTTATGATAGTAAATCAAGTTCATGAAGTTGTAGGAAAAGGATTTTTAGGACAATAA
- a CDS encoding ROK family protein has product MYQKEIKQSNENIVFHSIYFTENSFSIPDLTKITNMTFPTIKRVLNEFLERDIIKEWTLSTGGVGRRAVKYKYNPDFCYSIGVSIDEEKIRFIVINTIGKILESKIVETCNEDFITFFEKNLKDFILEIDPKYLSKTIGVGISIPGIYNKENHFLEFNNMDRYEASIIKKLEENIKLPIWVENEANMSILAEAIIGKHKELADFTVISINNKVTCSTFYKFGNKSEDYFFKASRVHHMVVDYENKKKVGDCISFKVLKDQIKKSFPNINSLDEFFSNKSYRESKEGKRILNEYLNYMGIILKNLLFTYNPKKLIICGELSQYGNYLLDDILNIVYEKNHIFYRGRETISFSNFKGSSSIIGAALFPIVDNLM; this is encoded by the coding sequence ATGTATCAAAAAGAAATTAAACAAAGTAATGAAAATATTGTATTTCATTCTATTTATTTTACAGAAAACTCTTTTTCTATCCCTGATTTAACAAAGATAACTAATATGACATTTCCAACAATAAAAAGAGTTCTCAATGAATTTTTAGAAAGAGATATTATAAAAGAATGGACTTTAAGTACTGGTGGAGTTGGAAGAAGGGCAGTAAAATATAAATATAATCCTGATTTCTGTTACTCTATTGGTGTAAGTATTGATGAAGAAAAAATAAGATTCATTGTCATTAATACTATTGGAAAAATATTAGAATCAAAAATAGTAGAAACATGCAATGAAGATTTTATAACTTTTTTTGAGAAAAACTTAAAGGATTTCATTTTAGAAATTGATCCTAAATATCTATCAAAAACTATTGGAGTTGGAATATCTATTCCTGGAATTTATAATAAAGAAAATCATTTTTTAGAATTTAATAACATGGACAGGTATGAAGCTTCAATAATAAAAAAATTGGAAGAAAATATAAAACTTCCTATTTGGGTAGAAAATGAAGCAAATATGTCAATACTTGCTGAAGCTATAATTGGAAAACATAAAGAACTTGCAGATTTTACAGTTATTAGTATAAATAACAAAGTTACTTGCTCAACTTTTTACAAGTTTGGAAATAAAAGTGAAGATTATTTTTTTAAAGCAAGTAGAGTACACCATATGGTAGTTGATTATGAAAATAAGAAGAAAGTTGGAGATTGTATATCTTTTAAAGTTTTAAAAGACCAAATCAAAAAATCTTTTCCTAATATAAATTCATTGGATGAATTTTTTTCTAATAAATCATATAGAGAAAGTAAAGAAGGAAAGAGAATTCTTAATGAATATCTAAATTATATGGGCATCATATTAAAAAATCTACTTTTTACTTATAATCCTAAAAAACTTATTATTTGTGGAGAATTATCACAATATGGAAATTACCTTTTAGATGATATTTTAAATATAGTTTATGAGAAAAATCATATTTTTTATAGGGGTAGAGAAACTATAAGTTTTTCAAATTTTAAAGGTAGTTCTAGTATTATAGGTGCTGCTTTATTTCCTATTGTTGATAACTTAATGTAA
- the hutH gene encoding histidine ammonia-lyase, producing the protein MEVFILELVLSSKRITLEDLINVTRRGYKVSISEEAYEKIDKARALVDKYVEEGKVSYGITTGFGKFAEVSISKEQTGELQKNIVMSHSCSVGNPMPIDIARGVVFLRAVNLAKGYSGARRIVVEKLVELLNKEVTPWIPEKGSVGSSGDLSPLAHMSLVLIGLGKAYYKGELLEAKDALAKAGIEPIPALSSKEGLALTNGTQALTSTGAHVLYDAINLSKHLDIAASLTMEGLHGIIDAYDPRISEVRGHLGQINTAENMRKILAGSSNVTKQGVERVQDSYVLRCIPQIHGASKDTLEYVKQKVEIELNAATDNPLIFVDTDEVISGGNFHGQPMALPFDFLGIALAEMANVSERRIEKMVNPAINHGLPAFLVEQGGLNSGFMIVQYSAAALVSENKVLAHPASVDSIPTSANQEDHVSMGSIAAKKSKDILENVRKVIGMELITACQAIDLKGAKDKLSPATKVAYEEVRKLISYVSVDRPMYIDIHAAEDLIKTNTVVDNVEKAIGELKF; encoded by the coding sequence ATGGAGGTGTTTATTTTGGAATTAGTTTTAAGCAGTAAAAGAATCACTTTGGAAGATCTAATCAATGTAACAAGAAGGGGGTATAAAGTAAGTATTTCAGAAGAAGCATATGAAAAAATTGACAAAGCAAGAGCTTTGGTTGATAAATATGTTGAAGAAGGAAAAGTTTCTTATGGAATAACTACTGGATTTGGTAAATTTGCAGAAGTAAGTATTTCAAAAGAACAAACAGGAGAATTACAAAAGAATATAGTTATGAGTCACTCTTGTAGTGTTGGAAACCCAATGCCTATAGATATAGCAAGAGGAGTTGTTTTTTTAAGAGCTGTAAACTTAGCTAAAGGTTACTCAGGTGCTAGAAGAATAGTAGTTGAAAAATTAGTTGAATTACTTAATAAAGAAGTTACTCCTTGGATACCTGAAAAGGGTTCAGTTGGATCATCTGGAGATTTATCACCACTTGCTCACATGTCATTAGTATTAATTGGACTAGGAAAAGCATATTACAAAGGTGAATTATTAGAAGCAAAAGATGCTTTAGCAAAAGCAGGAATAGAACCAATTCCAGCACTTTCATCAAAAGAAGGTTTAGCACTTACAAATGGAACACAAGCTTTAACATCAACTGGAGCACATGTTTTATATGATGCAATAAATCTATCTAAACATTTAGACATCGCTGCTTCACTTACTATGGAAGGACTTCATGGAATAATTGATGCTTATGATCCTAGAATAAGTGAAGTAAGAGGACATTTAGGACAAATAAATACTGCAGAAAATATGAGAAAAATCTTAGCAGGAAGTTCTAATGTAACAAAACAAGGTGTAGAAAGAGTTCAAGATTCATATGTTTTAAGATGTATACCTCAAATACACGGAGCAAGTAAAGATACTTTAGAATATGTAAAACAAAAAGTTGAAATAGAATTAAATGCTGCAACAGATAACCCATTAATATTTGTTGACACAGATGAAGTTATATCAGGAGGAAATTTCCATGGGCAACCTATGGCTCTACCATTTGATTTCTTAGGGATAGCTCTTGCTGAAATGGCAAATGTATCAGAAAGAAGAATAGAAAAAATGGTAAACCCAGCTATTAACCACGGATTACCTGCTTTCTTAGTTGAACAAGGTGGATTAAATTCAGGATTCATGATAGTTCAATATAGTGCTGCAGCTCTTGTATCTGAAAATAAAGTTTTAGCACATCCAGCATCTGTTGACTCTATACCAACATCTGCTAACCAAGAAGATCATGTTTCTATGGGATCAATTGCAGCTAAAAAATCAAAAGATATACTTGAAAATGTTAGAAAAGTAATAGGAATGGAATTAATAACAGCTTGTCAAGCTATAGACTTAAAAGGTGCAAAAGATAAATTATCTCCAGCTACAAAAGTAGCTTATGAAGAAGTTAGAAAACTAATATCTTATGTAAGTGTTGACAGACCAATGTACATTGATATACATGCAGCTGAAGATTTAATTAAAACTAATACTGTTGTAGACAATGTTGAAAAAGCTATAGGAGAATTAAAATTTTAA